The Neodiprion lecontei isolate iyNeoLeco1 chromosome 2, iyNeoLeco1.1, whole genome shotgun sequence genome segment TAAAGTAAACGTTGTTGGCGGATGCCCCAACTCTCTGTACCTATACTTATAGCACTTTTCGCAACCTAGAGAGCAATTCAAAAGTCACTTTGTCCTCTTAAAAGTTTTCACGCGAATGAGCGGAAAGTTTTCTACCGACAAATATCGTTAGCTTATGTGTAAGTGACGGAAAAGTTTTCTTGTTGGTCAGCAGCCTGTCGTGtttaacataattttgaaactcGCAATGTGAGGTTTGGTGCATTTTTCTTTACCTTACTTGTTTTGAAACACCCGTGTTCAACTTATGTATCGTGGACACGAGTAGCGGGAAACAGGAGACTCGTCTTCGCATTCGCAAAGTATGTATGTACTCCGcacatacctacgtatactAGCAGGCAGACGGAATATCAGTTTGCTTGCCACGGAAATAGGGCAACCCGTTGACTCTTTCAACTGCAAAAGCTTCGGTCGCAAATCGCCACTGCAGTCACGTATTTACATACATCGATTTTAGCGTAGCCCTTTTTACGATTGAATAACCAAATAATCAGTTCGATTGGGGTTTGgcttattcaaaatattgttgttTTATCGCGTCTAGTCGATTTTTCGAAGTCTAGGTCAACTAATGAAGTTGAAAAAGTTACGGTCTTACCGCACCCGGTGAAACGTACAGCTGGATCATGTAATATTTCTGATTCACGAAGATGAAAATGAGATGAAGCGagtttgatatatttttagtTTCACTGCACGGATTAGACTTGAATCAGTCACCAAACGAGATCGTTTTAGAGACAAAACCGCATATTTCCCAATAAATAACGACTGttcgtttataaaaattacattattataaccAGAATTTAGCTGAATATGCCTGATTCGTGAATCTGGGCTTTAGGTGTGAAATTAGGCCTGTCTCAACGATACCTTTTTCTGGGTAACTTGGTAACGCGTTATTTGTAGCGATTTTCCTTCGCGGAGCGAACGACAGTAAGGGtctccttgtttttttttttttttttttttttttttctttcttggaATTAGTATACCTCCTTGCCAGCTCCTTTGACTGCAAGCTTATCAGTATTAAATTGCATCAGTCTCGTACATTGGATCTGGAGAATTAGTTTAGCTCCACTGCAGCTAACaatcattcattcatacagCAGCGCTATTTCAACTAGACATTTACTAGAGAATAACTTATCAATTCACGAATAGTCGTCATTAACGGTACTAGGAAATTGTTTCGACGctcttaaaatttatttcgaggGATGGTCTGGAATTGTGTTTAACACAGTATCGGAATTTTCCCGTGTATTTATTTGGTTGAACAAAGTAAACCCATCATCGTGTGTAAgtgtggaaaatttgaaaagccATTCactacttgaatttttttttttttcccaacacTCGATGCCGAGTTGCCAATTGGCCCGAAAATATGCCTCAACCATCGACGGGCAAAGTGGTGCTGGATTCTGGAGCCACCGGAAACCCTGCTGTATTGACGCTAGGGTCAACAAGAGAAAACAACCATGGTAGATAGTCAACGATACTGGTGTGCATCGTCGCAGTCCCAAGTACACATCCTGCAGTCAATATGGGCCGACTGCCGTACATTGAAGCAGTGTTGATCGCTGCTAGTTCCCCGTTAATAATTAAAGGTCCTCCAGAGTCTCCGCCACACATACTTTGCGGATCTTGCCCTTGGCCCCGGGCGCACAATACTCTGTTCGGTATATCTTCAATGTTACAGTTCGGGTTGCCGCTGCAACGAAGCGAACCAGCCTTGAATTGGGCATTGCACACGTCCCAGGGCACAAGGACCGACTGTCCGCGTAAAAGAGTTTGGGGATATGCGTTGTATCCTATCTTTCCCCAGCCCACGATGGTGGCCGGGGTGCCAGGAGGGTAACGGGTGCCTGGTGGCGTAAGGGTGATCGCTTTAAGTCCACCGCTGACCATGTCTTCCACGGTTCTTATGAGGGCGACGTCAAAGGCGTACCGTCTCGGGTCGTTCTGGGGGTGGATCACGCATTGAGCAGCGTGTATCTGCGGTGGCTGACCAAGCTGCCAGTTAGAACGGTATATTTCTATCGCCTGACATCTAGCCCTGAATATACAGTGAGCCGCAGTGACGATCCAGTAGTTGCTTATTATGCTGCCGCCGCAGAGATTTCCGTCCGCGACGAGTCTcaccaaaaatggaaaatctGCGGGATTGGCTTGCTGTCCATTCATGATGCGCCTGCCAGAATCGTTGTCACTGTATGGCGATGCGAGCACGGTTGACCTTGAGCTTCCATGGAGAAGAAGTAGTAACGGGGCACACGTAAGAATAGTGGATAAAGTATTGAGCTTCATGATGTTCGTGAGTTCGCAGCACTCTGTTTCCGACCCAGACTTATTCCCTGATTCATATACCGTGTGCAATCCGCTTATCATTCAATCGTCCAACTGTGTTGAGAAAATTACCTTCACATTCATTCGGATTTCATTACACCTCTTGTTCATTAGCTGCGCGATGCAATGGCACCGTTGCGAATCGTTACGCGTGATAAGCGCCAACCCTCGAAAGATCGATTATAGGCtgttcaaatgaaattttaccgCAGGAATGCATTATACACGTGTCTCGAAAACGGTGTGGTCTGAAATGATTCTGAACAATTTATTGAActgcaatgaaaaaattcgcacTCACTCATGTGGTTCAATCTTAATATGTCACGTCTTGTTAGTTTCGTGCTTGACGAGGGTTCCGAGCGATATTTCAGAGTATTTTGAAGCAGATAGCTTATACAAGTTATGCTGTAAATtaagtttgcaatattttttctcgacACGTTGTAGTAAAACAagatttcatcaaaatcactTCAATCGTAAAATTGTCCATTAGTGTTTTCTGAAAACCATTATATCCCGACAACGTGCACAAAAGATGAATAGTTTAGTAAGTAGAAGCATCAAAATGCcagaaaagaattattttatccACACGGAATTACATATGTAACCGTCGAACTTCCGCCAGATGTGTCGCGGGTTTGTTCGACCCCAAAGTGCGCGGCTTGCAAATGTTCAGTTCGTTGTTGCAACTCGGACTGGTACGTTCGGAGGTATGTTTATCGTCGACGGTGATAGGTTTATGATATTATAATTCCTTATATTCGACGAATCCGTGTTTATTGAAAagataaaattgatataatgTAAACTAAATGGTGCCTTCTACTTGGCgtaaaaataatgtgataagGTGGCTATTCCTTGTTCAACATTGGCAATTTGCACGTATTGCTCAGTACGCGTTCCTTGCTACGGCGAGTGGTATTTGTATTCAAATTCGTGACACCAAGGACGTGCGAATTAGTACACCTGCATTAGAACGACGAGACAATGGACACTACAGCTTAGTTGCACTACGAATGGCTTGTGGCCGAGAAAAGATTGGCTTATGTACCCCTCGCTGTGAGGGAGGGAAGCGGAAATAGTGGGCTTCGGTTATCTTGATGGTGCGAACTCACCCATGCCAATATGGCCGCCGGTGCGTTATGAAATGACTGATGGCTCAGGACGCCAACTGAAAGTGAATCCGatgcttttgaaatttatttcgaggGATGATCGGGAATTGTGTTTAATACAGTATCGGAATTTTTCCATGTATTTATTTGATTGACCAAAGTAAACCCATCATCGTGTGTTAAAGTGGAAAATGTTAAAAGCCATCCACTAATCAGATTCTTATTTGTTCCCCATCACCCGTTGCCGCCTTGATAATCGGTCCGGAAATATACCTCAGCTTTCGATGACTAAAGTGTTGCTGGATTCTGGAGCTACTGGAAACCCTGCCGTATTGACGCTAGGGTCAACAAGAGAAAATAACCATGGTAGATAGTCAACGATACTGGTGTGCATCGTCGCACTCCCAAGTATACATCCTGCACTGAACGTGGGGCGACTGGTGTATATTGCAGCCGTGTTGATCGCTGCTAGATTCCCGTTAATAATGAAAGGTCCTCCAGAATCCCCGCCACAACCACTTTGCGGAGCCGACCCTTGGCCCTGCGCGCACAATATTCTGTTCGGTATATTTTCACAGTTCGGGTTGCCTCTGCAACGATTCGAACCAGACTTGTACTGGGCATTGCACACGTCCCAGGGCACAAGGACCGACTGTCCGCGTAAAAGAGTTTGGGGATATGCGTTGTATCCTATCTTTCCCCAGCCCACGATGGTGGCCGGGGTGCCAGGAGGGTAACGGGTGCCTGGTGGCGTAAGGGTGATCGCTTTAAGTCCACCACTGACCATGTCTTCCACGGTTCTTATGAGGGCGATGTCGAAGGCGTGCCGTGTTGGGTCATACTGGGGGTGGATCACGCATTGTGCTGCGTGTATCGGCGGCGGCTGACCACGCTGTGAATTCGAAGGGTATATTTCTATCGCCTGACATCTAGCCCTGAATATACAGTGACACGCAGTGACGATCCAGTAGTTGCTTATTATGCTGCCGCCACAGAGTATTCCGTCCGAGACGAGTTTcacgaaaaatggaaaatctGCGGGATTGGCTTGCTGTCCGTTCATAATGCGCCTGCCAGAATCGCTGCTACCGTAAGGCGATGCGAGCGCGGTTGACCTTGAGCTTCCATGGAGAAGGAGTAGTAACGGGGCACACGTAAAAATAACGGATAAAGTATTGAGCTTCATATTGCTCGTCGGTTCGCAGCACTTTGTTTTCGATCCAAACTTACTCCCTGATTCATATACCGTGTGCAATTCGCTTATCATTCTATCCTCGCAACCGTGTTCGGAAAATTACCTTCAGGTTCATTCGAATTTCATTACACCTGTTGTTCATTAGCTACGCGATCCATGGCGCCGTTACGAATCGTCACGCGTGATAACCGTAAGCCTTCGAAAGATCGATTATagattattcaaatgaaaatttaccgCACGAGAGCATTATACACGTGTCTCGAAAACAGTATGGTCTGAAATGTTTCTGAACAATTTGTTTAACTCCGTTAAAAATTCTCACTCGCTCATGTGGTTCAATCTTCATATGCCACGTCTTGTTAGTTTCGTGCTTGACAAGGGTTCCGGgcaatttttcacgattcACGTATAACGAAAGAAACTTggtcaaaaatatatttgttcgactggaataaaaaaaaaaaaacaatgacaTCACCATCTTTGGTTTACTatcgttgatattttttctataTGTTTCACTGATTCAACTCTGGAGAACAAAGTATCAACATGTTTCTCTATACCATATCATATTATATGTTACTTATACAGACCGTACAACTAATTGAGTCCCTAGAGTGTATAAAATCCTGCACTGTAGTCGAATGCTAAGCCGCCACTTTACTCTACCTTTGATCTTGCTCTTCAGCTAGCCTAGAAAGTCTACTCTTGTCGGATAGGCATAGTATTGTCAGATTCCGGATCTGTCTGAATATCGTCCGCGCAATATCCATCGGGCTGAGTGAAAGAACATATCCACAACAGATAGTCAACCACAGTAGTGTGCAGCGTCGACGTTCCCATTCCACATTCACCGCCCATCCCAGGTCCAATGTAGATTGAGGCAATGTTAACACCAGCGATTAACCCGTCGGCTATAAGAGGTCCCCCAGAATCGCCGCTGCAAATACTTCGAGGAGATGTCCCGTACCTTCTGCACACAAAACTTTCTTCGGTGTATCAGGAAGGTCACACAGTTAAAGAGGTCCATCCGGCACTGCGACCTGCTAGACTTAAACTCCTAATCGTTAAACTTACTCGTCCAGTAATTGCCGACAACAGTACCGCTGCAGAGCAAACCATCCACATCCAGTCTTACCGAATACAAGAAATCTCTCGAGTTTGTTGGCTTGTTTCCCGCTCATGACACGCTTACCGCTATAGACGGTTTTACTCGTCGCCGGGACTTTATTTGGGATTTCGTCCTTAGACCTGTGGCAATAAATGGGAGCAAATCAGAATCCTCGAGAAATTGTTGACTATCGTGGTTGAACTGGTGTTGACACTCTTCTTTGGTATTAGTTCTTTGCCGATTCTTATTCCGTGCATAATGCACTTGTATGATTAATAAATCGTCAAAACCGCCGCAGGGATGAAAGATCCTGTATGCTTACGCAGACTCAATGGAAATGCTTTTTGCCCACATGACAGAATGGTCCCAAAGCTGAATGAACAATGGTGATGGTCAATAACATTTAACCCAGCTATGCGTGACCTAGCTGCTAGAAGTAAACCAAGTTCTACTGATCGGCTAAGACTCAGGGTggagaaaaaacttttcaatttgccataaatttatttcgtaaCATATCAATTGGACAAAGATAGTTTGTATTAACTGCAACATGGTATCATGCGAAATTCCTCGATACCTTGTTGAAACAGCGGAATCCGGTGGATCAGGAAGAAGGTTGGACAAAAGTGTTGAATGCTCATCGACCAGCTCGTCGTTCCGTTTTGACCTACAGACAGACAATGGTGGTCGATGGATCCTAAGAAGCCTGCCGGTAAAGGTACGGTTTGATAGATAAAGTAATCGGTGCTTCCGGAGTCACCAATATATCCCCGGTATCCTTGCTAGGATCAATATGACTATATGTCGACGGCAGGTAGTCGAAGACTTTCAGGTGAATGGTCTCACTTCCAACCACGATTTGCGGTTCCGACCAGAGCCAATATAAGACGCAGCAGTATTGATGCCGGCTAGTACTCCGTTAACGATTAACGGCCCCCCTGAATCCCCGGCGCATACACTTTGAGAGAATTTCCCTGTACCCTTGGCGCACAAGAGCCTGAATGGCAAATCCGAGCAGTCCGATCCCGTGGGGCAGTCGACTCGATCGGCCTGCCACTCCTTGTTGCAGACCTCCCAATGCTGAATGACCGTCTCCCCGCTGTTCACACGATAGGGAGAACTGCCATTGTAGTTAATTCCCCATCCAGCAATGGTAGCCTTGGTACCTGGGAGAAATTCCATGCTTGGACTGGGCAGTGGAATCAATCCGTATTGCCCATAGTCAAGAAGGTTTTCCGTCGTATTTACGAGGACGATGTCATAGGCTAATTGTACTCCTCGTGGGTGTAGCAATCTGCGGCCTGTATCATCGGACGCAAACTCGGTTGCCAGGTTGACGGGTATAATTTGAGACTCTGACACAAGGCGTCTTGTATGCAGTGAGCCGCGGTTACGATCCAGTTCGTGCTTATCAAGCTACTACCGCAAAGTGAACCGTTCTTCTCCACCCTTATGGGGTAAGGGAAGGTTTGCGGATAAGACTGATCCCCGTTCAAGATACGCCTATTAAAATCGGTCGTGTTCGATGGGGAGTACGATGCGACTTTGAACCCGACTCCTGTGGTGAGGAACAATATGATGCACGTCAGAACCACCGATATAAAAGTCTTGACCATCGTGCTCCGAGTGCATTTAGCACTTTGCGTTCGATACGAACTTTTACCGCGGTCTATACACAGTACACGATTTGCTTATCATTCAATCACACTGGTATCGACAAAACTGCTTTTAAGTCCGCGTGAGTTCTATAACCCAGTTTATTACCCGCaccaaaaaaagaataaaattgctCGAAATTAGTGCCTCATTTGCTTTGCTAGCTGAAAATAAGCTGCTAATATTGGGTAGGGCTATTTCATAAATTCATATGTAAATGGAAATTCTAGTTCTCTTGTTACAAGAAAAATATCCAAGTCGTAGCTCACCGGTTTTCTGCATTCCATGATATGTTgtaaatcaaaaaatgttaGACACGTATCTTCTTACGAGCTAATTCGACCGATTGAGAGGGAAACCTCACCTATAAAATTTACTctcaaaaatcaattctctAAGACTTGTCGATAATaacgtatgaaatttttttggtagTACACTTTAGATACTTACTTTCCTTGTTCGTCGTCCCTCAATGACATCCATTTTGTTACAAAATCTTTTCCAACATTACCAAACCTTTCGTTTTCCTGTTGTTATCAAAACTCCGTACGATAGCCAGCTAGATGGGTTTTGCTTgagatgaaattgaaaaatgattgcgaAGTTCAGCAAATTCATTATGCTAACGTGATGAATCTGCTTTCAGCTTATACATATTACACTGTTTGTCGCTGCTGATTCCTTAACTGTAGCGTACAGACTCGGAGCCAAGGTGCTGGAAGAGGAAGATCAACACTTGGCCACGCACGTTATTCATTCCAAGGCGGAAGTTCCAACGACGATAATTCAAGTGAGTAAtatcattcgaaaatttgtttaagCACCTATTTGGCTATTAACCATTTTCTTACGACCAGAACTACCGTAGAATCTTTCGTAAACCGGAATTAGTTCAGTCGGAATGTAAAGGAATTGTGCACCTGGCATGGCGTAAAtcaggtaaattttttttttttttactattcgGAAATCGAAAATGCTACCTTAACACCATTTTGCTGCCTGTATCATTGGCGAATCTACGGACTCATTTCATGCACTCACAATGTGTCACACTCGAAATAAGCAAGTAGACAAGTACCTATCTTTGAATATTCAGTGCACTGCCATCAGAACGCTGTATAATGGTCACTTAGGTACTGTGTTTCCGGAACGTACATGACCCCCCTTCCAGAGTAACAACAGAAACTGGAAATCCAATGTATCGGACGGGTTTTCTTCCACAATGCGCCTACCGATCCGGGGTCCTGGACATATAGTGGATGGACACAAGTGCTTACCCTCATTGTCAGAATGGATCTAGCTTTTTGTCGTCCCAACTAccctgtaatcgatacaacgTGTGTGGTCCACTTATCATCCGGTTATTACTGTCACGTGACGAAAACTTCCTATGGACCCCATTTATTGTCCCTTATGACGGTATTTGAAAGCTTGGCTCATGGCAAAGCAGTGAAAATGATTCCAGTTTACATACACGATGTATGTAAGAGTATCCAGGTGGCTCAATTGTCGGGGAGTATTGATTCAGTGCCGTTTGACTAACCGCTGAAAAATACGTTGAATTGTACGTTTGTCTTCACCGTTTTGTAAGGTTACGTCGTTGCAACCGGATATTCTCTGATTTGGAATGATGGTAAAAATAggttcgattattttcagttCAACGAATAAATCCGTACGTGCACTTTTCTCGTACCTACATCTCCGGTAATCGATTTCGGCGGTAGTTTCTTTGATCGCGAGATGCAGCCTccggtatatatgtataagagaACGAATGACCGACAGCGTGACGATTTGCAATTACCCAAGTTTCCTGATTCAAACTTTAGCAAAGCAGTAGCAGTTCCGTCTGCGAACGGTTGCGATTATAGAACGTCCTAGTCGATGAAGGAGGAAGGAAATTGTGTCGATGTCGATGTTAATTAAGTATATAGAGTAAGGCACGCCGCTTCAAAACTGCTCAAGTTTGCTGCATCTTGTTTCTGCCCTGCTAACCCGCTAGTGCACTTTCAAAGAATCACGAGTGGGATACATTCATCGttatttcatcattatttcatCGTTATTCATCAATGACTGAAACCCTTTTGTGGTAGAATATGCTGAACAGGTAATTTCATTCCTTTGACGTGACTCCGAAATAGTTAATACATGTTGTACAGACGTCGGGACTCGCTATGGGAGTACAAACCCATCATTGCTAAGAGTaaatgttaattttcaaaatctatatTCTTGAAAGACAATTTTTCTGGAGTTTATTGACGTCATTGATCAACagattgtacatacatacgctggtacaaataatttttcaaaaaggaaCTCAGCCATGCGATTCATTTATGTTTGATCGCGTCACAGCcatcttaaatttttataccgcCCCATTTTTAAACATCCGTACGGCGAAACAGTCTTGCTACGAATTCTTACTGTTCACGGTGAACTGCATTAGTAAGCACAggcgataaaatttattttaaagtCAGCTATGCATTTACCAAgggtaaattataattttctgtttatcgATCAGGCTCTGAAAAGAATGATTAATATGCCATTGATACTCAATATGTAGAGATCAAACGGTGGAGATTACTATACGCATAATGagagttctttttttttatatattacaaCAAAGTTCATAACTGACGTTACCCAATGAAAACGATTCATGAACAAGTGCTGTGCtactttattcaaatatacaagcaattggtaaaataatttgtaaaataatctGTTTGGTCTGAATATATATACGGTTACAGATAACCAAGAGTCTCAGTTCTTCCGTACCTTTTCTTTGActattaaattaaattcttcGGTCCAATGTGTAAAACTAAAATCAACGAGGTCCTAGCCAGTCCGTGAAAATTGATCGTGTTCCGCTACAGACGGAGCACTTCATTGCATTCACGACGATCtttgattcaaaaatttttttaaaaaaacgcCACCATTTCACCTCGCCGCGTTACTCGTCGGTGAGCCTTGAGAACTTTTCACCTCAGGCAGGTATAGTTTTATCAAACTCTGGTGCTACCGGAAAACCGTTCGTGTTCTTTTCGGGATGAGTGAAGGAGTATATCCACGGTAGGTAGTCGACGATAGATGTGAACATGGTGACC includes the following:
- the LOC107226620 gene encoding tryptase delta, whose translation is MKLNTLSTILTCAPLLLLLHGSSRSTVLASPYSDNDSGRRIMNGQQANPADFPFLVRLVADGNLCGGSIISNYWIVTAAHCIFRARCQAIEIYRSNWQLGQPPQIHAAQCVIHPQNDPRRYAFDVALIRTVEDMVSGGLKAITLTPPGTRYPPGTPATIVGWGKIGYNAYPQTLLRGQSVLVPWDVCNAQFKAGSLRCSGNPNCNIEDIPNRVLCARGQGQDPQSMCGGDSGGPLIINGELAAINTASMYGSRPILTAGCVLGTATMHTSIVDYLPWLFSLVDPSVNTAGFPVAPESSTTLPVDG